The following nucleotide sequence is from Rhodobacter sp. CZR27.
CGCCGCGAGCATCCAGAAGGCCGCGGAAAGGCTGGTCGCCTGCGCCACGAAGCCGACCAGCGCCGGCCCCGCCAGGATGCCCGCATAGCCCGTCGTCGTGACGGCGGCCACCGCAAGCCCCGCCGGCATGGCGGTCTGGCGGCCGGCCAGGCTGAACAGCACCGGCACGAGGTTGGCGGCACCCAGGCCGATCAGCACGAAGCCGGCCATGGCGAGGGGCGTCCACTCGGCCAGCAGCATGAGCACGAAGCCCAGCAGTGCCAGAATCCCGCCAAGGACCAGCACCCTGCGGTCGCCAAGCGCCAGCACCACCCGGTCTCCGGTCAGGCGGCCCAGCGTCATGGCGATCGAGAACAGCATGTAGCCCAAGCCGCCCTTCGCCGGTTCCAGAAGGTCGCGTCCGACGATCAGCAGGGCGCTCCAGTCAAGCAGCGCGCCCTCGACAAGGAAGGTCACCGCGGTCAGCGCGGCCAGAAGAAGGACGAGCCCGCGCGGGCGGACGAACGCCGGCGGCTCGCCGGCGCGCGCCTTCAGCAACCGCGGCCCAGCCAGCAGGACCGCGGCAAGGGCCACGGCGCTGCCGCAGATCGCGGCCGCCGTCGGCGGAACCTCCTGCGACAGCAGCAGGGTCATGCCGCCCGCCCCCGCAAAGCCACCGACGCTGAACAGCGCATGGAACCCCGACATCAACGGGCGGCCGGCGGCCTTCTCGACCTCGACCGCGTGCACGTTCATGGCGACATCGATGGTGCCGAGGGACGCCCCGAACAGCAGGAGCGCGCCAGCCAGCAGCCAGGCCTCGCCGACGGCGACCAGCGCCGGCAGGCACAACACCATGCCGATGCCGCCGGTCAGGATCATCGACCGCGCGCCCAGTTGCGCGCTGATCCAGCCGGTGACCGGCATCGCGAGCAGCGACCCGATCCCGAGGCACAGCAGCAGCAGGCCGAGCTGCGCGTCGCCCGCGCCAACATTGGCCTTGGCGAAGGGCACCAGCGGCGCCCAGCAGGACATGGCAAACCCCGCCGCGAAGAAGGCAAGGCGGGTGGCCAGCCGCGTGGCGGCGGTATCGGCAGAGGGGGTCATGGCAGGGCTCGCGCGGGGAACATCAGGTAGGAGCGGCAGCGGATCGCAGGTCGATGCCGGCCGAGCGGAGGGCCTCGACCACCCCGGCGGGTGCGTCATGCTCCAGAACCACATGGGTCAGGTCGGCGACCCGGGCGATCGCGAAGGGGGCGGAGGTGGCGAGCTTCGCCGTCGTCATCATCAGGACGGTCGCCGCACTCACCGCGACGAGGCGGCGCTTGAACTCCACGTCGTCCAGCTCGAAGCCGGCAAGGCCGTGCTCCGGCGACATCGCACAGGCCCCGAGAAAGCAGAGATCGAACCGGCAACCGGAAAGCTCCGCGCTGGCACGGGCATCGACGCAGCCACCGACCTGCGGGTTCACGCCGCCGCCGATCACCACCAGCGACAGGTCGCGACGAGCCGTCAGCACGGCGGCCGCCGGGATCGAGTTGGTGACGACGCGCAGTCCCAGACCCTCGGGCAGCAGCGCGGCCAGCTGCAGGTTGGTGCTGCCGGTGTCGAGGAAGATTGTCTGGCCGGGGCGCAGCAGGTCCAGCGCGGCCCGCGCAAGGGCGCGCTTCCGCTCAAGATCCTCGCCCGCGCGCACCGCCATCGGCGCCGCAGCCGGCGAGACCGGCAGCGCGCCGCCATAGACCCGCCGGCAGATCCCGTCCTGCGCCAGACCGCGCAGATCGCGCCGGATGGAATCCTCGGACACGCCGAACTCCTGCGCGAGGGTTGCCGCCACCACGGCCTGTCCCGTCGCGAGACGATCGGCAATCCGGCGCCGCCTTTCGACGGGAAGATCAGGTGAATCATGCATGATCGTGCATTACCATGCATGGCCGTGCAGGTCGATCCGGTTCCTGCAAAGGGCGCGGGTTTCCGCCTTGAGGCCGAGAGCCGCATGGTCGCGTCGCGGGAAGTGCACTTCAGGATACAACTTTGAGGGAGCCACGCCGCTCTGCTAGCGTGGGCCCGGATCCGGATGAACCAGTGCAAGGGACGCAAGCCCGGCCGGGCCGAGGTCAGCGCCATCCGGGACCCGTGGCGGCACGGTGCCCGCCGTGCCGGCCCTTCCCGTCCCGCAGTCAGAGCAAGAGTGAGCCATGTCCACGATCTACTTTGCCAGCAACCGCAACGTCCTGCACGAAACCTCGGCCAGTGGCCGCATCTTCGGCGAAAGGTTCAACGCCGGCGGGCCGCAGATCTTCCGCGTCGGCAAGGCCGAGGTCGCCTTTGCCGGGGGCGATCCGAAGGATGACCGCAACTGGCAGCTGGGCCAGACGCGCCTTTTTCCAGAAAGCCTCGACAGCCGGCGCACGGAAGGGGTCCGGCTGGGCTCGAAGCGGCTATTCGACGAGCTTCGCGTGGCCCTGAAGGAAAATGACCGGGACGTCATCGTCTACATCCACGGCTTCGCGAACACCTTCGAGGAGACGGTCCTGCGCGCCGCCACGCTTCAGGAGATCTATTCCTCCGCCGAGCAGCAGGCGCTGGTCGTCGTCTTCTCATGGCCGTCGAACGGCCGTGTGCAGCCCGCATGGGATTATTTTTCGGATCGCGAGGATGCCGAGGCTTCGGGTCTGGCGATGGGGCGGGCGCTGATGCGGCTGGTGGAGTTCCTGACAGAACTGCGGACCGAGGACCGCAGGGTCGTCCTGGCGGCCCGGCGCGAGGGCCAGGTTCCCGAGAAGTCCGATCTGAAGCAGTGCACGCGCCGCCTGCACATCATGGCGCATTCGATGGGCAACTGGGCGCTGCGCCATGCGCTGCGCAAGTTCGCCGAGTTGAACGGCGGCCGGATCACCCGCGTGGTGGATTGTGCCTTCCTCATGGCTGCCGACGAGGACAATGACGCGCTTCACGTGCCGCTGAAGCTGCGCCATCTGGACGATCTCGCGAACCGGGTCTTCGTCTATCACGCCGCCAACGATGTCGCGCTGACGATCTCGGACCGCACGAAAGGCATGCCCGACCGGCTGGGATCGGACGGTCCGCAGAACCTGGATCTGGTCGGCGAGCGGGTCTTCGCCATCGACTGCCGCCATGTCAGCGAGACGGAGCCGCTGCATGGCCGGCACCAGTATTACCGGCTGCGGGACGAGGTCATCGCCGACATCCATGCCACCCTTGCCGACCGCCCGCAGGACGACCGGCCCGGACGCGAGACCCTGAGGCCCGGACGCAGTTGGCGGCTGTCCCGCGCCTGAGCCCTCCCGGCCCTTCGGCACGGGCACGGGGGATATCGCCAATCTGCGACGGAGTCGCAAAAAATCCGCCCGGGCGGCTGGACAAGGGTCGCCCGAAGCGATACCCGACAAAAACAGACAGCCATTCCGCTCTCGACTCGAGACACGCCGCCCCGCGGACGCCGGAAAGCCATCTCCCCCCATCGCCCGTTCCGGAGATCGCCCATGGCTTCCACGCGCCCCCGCTCACCCTTCTGCCAATCCCTGCGGCCCCGGCCCACCCTTGTCGCGCTGCTTCTCTGCTCGGCGGCGGCCGTGCACCCCGGCGGCGCCGCCGCGCAGGAGGACGCGCTCGCGCTTCAGCCGATCACGGTGGACGGCTCGGATGACGACAGGAATTCCATCGTCGCGGCGCGCAACACTGCCGGCAGCAAGACCGACACCGACCTGATCGACACCCCGGCCTCGGTCTCGGTCGTGACTGCCAAGGAGATCGAGACCCGCGGCGCCGGGACGCTGCAGCAGGTGCTGTCCTATACCGCCGGCGTCTCGGTGGACGAATTCGGCAGCGACGACCGCTACGACTATTACCGGATCCGCGGCTTCGACGAACTGGCGCTCGGCACCTATCGCGACGGGCTGGCGGTGCGCGGCGAGGGCTGGACCTTCGGCCGGCAAGAGCCCTACGGGATGGAGCGGGTCGAGGTGCTGAAGGGTGCGAACTCGGCGCTGTTCGGGCTGAACGCGCCAGGCGGGCTGGTCAACGCGATCACCAAGCAGCCGACCTCCTACGCCTTCGGCGAGGTCTATTCGACGGTCGGCGAGGATCACGCCGAGGCCGGCACCGACTTCGGCGGCCCGCTCGACGAGGCCGGGGTCTGGAACTATCGCCTGACCGCCAAGTGGCAGGATGCCGACAACGGGGGCGAGTATTCCAACGACGACCGGCTGTATGTCGCCCCGGCCCTGACCTGGCGGCCGAGCGACATGACCTCGCTCACGCTGCTGGCCGATTACAACAGGCGCGAAAGCTCGCTGGCCTACGGCTTCCCGGTGGGGGTGGATCTCGACCCCGAGACCTTCCTCGGCGAGCCGGACTTCAACCATTTCGACACCGTCGAGAAGAACATCGGCTGGATCTTCGAGCATGACTTCGGCGGCGGGCTGAAGCTGCGCCAGAACGCGCGCTACACGAAACTGGACCTGGATTACGAGACGGTCTACGGCGCCTCGACCGATCCGGCCGCCCCGCGCTCGGCCTTTGCCGTCATGAGCGAAAGCGAGCAGTTCGCCGTCGACACCCAGCTTCAGTATGACGCGAGCTTCGGGCGCATCGAAAGCCGCACGCTGGCCGGGCTGGATCTCGGCTGGCTGAAGGTGGACGAGGAGGCACTGGCCGGCACCGCGGACGGGATCGACATCTGGAACCCGGTGTTCTGCGGGCGCGGCTGCATCGCGCTCGGCCCCTATATCGACTGGGAGCCGGAACAGACCGGACACGGGATCTACCTGCAGGAGGAGCTGACGCTTGACGACCGCTGGATCCTGACGCTGGGCGGGCGCTATGACCATGTCGATGTCGAGATCGGCCGGCCCGACGGCACGGACGAGGCGACCTTCACCGACTTCACCCGGCGCATCGGCCTGACCTACAAGATCGATCCTGACCTGTCGGTCTATGCCAACTATTCGGAATCCTTCCAGCCGAACCTCTGGAACATCGAGGAGGACGCCAAGGAGGGCTCGCAATACGAGATCGGGGTGAAATACCGCCCCGAGGGTCTTGATGCGCTCTTTACCGCGGCGGTCTTCGACCTGACCCAGACCAACGTGCAAAGCTACGTCAGCCCCACCGAGCAGAGTCAGATCGGCAAGGTGGGCGTGCGCGGGCTGGAGCTGGAAGGCAAGCTTGCGATGAACGAGCGGCTGAACC
It contains:
- a CDS encoding DeoR/GlpR family DNA-binding transcription regulator, whose translation is MHDSPDLPVERRRRIADRLATGQAVVAATLAQEFGVSEDSIRRDLRGLAQDGICRRVYGGALPVSPAAAPMAVRAGEDLERKRALARAALDLLRPGQTIFLDTGSTNLQLAALLPEGLGLRVVTNSIPAAAVLTARRDLSLVVIGGGVNPQVGGCVDARASAELSGCRFDLCFLGACAMSPEHGLAGFELDDVEFKRRLVAVSAATVLMMTTAKLATSAPFAIARVADLTHVVLEHDAPAGVVEALRSAGIDLRSAAAPT
- a CDS encoding alpha/beta hydrolase codes for the protein MSTIYFASNRNVLHETSASGRIFGERFNAGGPQIFRVGKAEVAFAGGDPKDDRNWQLGQTRLFPESLDSRRTEGVRLGSKRLFDELRVALKENDRDVIVYIHGFANTFEETVLRAATLQEIYSSAEQQALVVVFSWPSNGRVQPAWDYFSDREDAEASGLAMGRALMRLVEFLTELRTEDRRVVLAARREGQVPEKSDLKQCTRRLHIMAHSMGNWALRHALRKFAELNGGRITRVVDCAFLMAADEDNDALHVPLKLRHLDDLANRVFVYHAANDVALTISDRTKGMPDRLGSDGPQNLDLVGERVFAIDCRHVSETEPLHGRHQYYRLRDEVIADIHATLADRPQDDRPGRETLRPGRSWRLSRA
- a CDS encoding MFS transporter; this translates as MTPSADTAATRLATRLAFFAAGFAMSCWAPLVPFAKANVGAGDAQLGLLLLCLGIGSLLAMPVTGWISAQLGARSMILTGGIGMVLCLPALVAVGEAWLLAGALLLFGASLGTIDVAMNVHAVEVEKAAGRPLMSGFHALFSVGGFAGAGGMTLLLSQEVPPTAAAICGSAVALAAVLLAGPRLLKARAGEPPAFVRPRGLVLLLAALTAVTFLVEGALLDWSALLIVGRDLLEPAKGGLGYMLFSIAMTLGRLTGDRVVLALGDRRVLVLGGILALLGFVLMLLAEWTPLAMAGFVLIGLGAANLVPVLFSLAGRQTAMPAGLAVAAVTTTGYAGILAGPALVGFVAQATSLSAAFWMLAAMMALLPIFARVVARG
- a CDS encoding TonB-dependent siderophore receptor, whose translation is MASTRPRSPFCQSLRPRPTLVALLLCSAAAVHPGGAAAQEDALALQPITVDGSDDDRNSIVAARNTAGSKTDTDLIDTPASVSVVTAKEIETRGAGTLQQVLSYTAGVSVDEFGSDDRYDYYRIRGFDELALGTYRDGLAVRGEGWTFGRQEPYGMERVEVLKGANSALFGLNAPGGLVNAITKQPTSYAFGEVYSTVGEDHAEAGTDFGGPLDEAGVWNYRLTAKWQDADNGGEYSNDDRLYVAPALTWRPSDMTSLTLLADYNRRESSLAYGFPVGVDLDPETFLGEPDFNHFDTVEKNIGWIFEHDFGGGLKLRQNARYTKLDLDYETVYGASTDPAAPRSAFAVMSESEQFAVDTQLQYDASFGRIESRTLAGLDLGWLKVDEEALAGTADGIDIWNPVFCGRGCIALGPYIDWEPEQTGHGIYLQEELTLDDRWILTLGGRYDHVDVEIGRPDGTDEATFTDFTRRIGLTYKIDPDLSVYANYSESFQPNLWNIEEDAKEGSQYEIGVKYRPEGLDALFTAAVFDLTQTNVQSYVSPTEQSQIGKVGVRGLELEGKLAMNERLNLTAAYAYWDAEILEDGIGGNAGNRPSRVPDQIISLWADYTLPGTGRRGDMTLGLGLRHVGDSFGDDANTAEVDAHTLVDAAASYGIAPNVDLALNVTNLFDKDYVASEYYGTKYYGDGRKATATLKYRW